In the genome of Neodiprion fabricii isolate iyNeoFabr1 chromosome 4, iyNeoFabr1.1, whole genome shotgun sequence, the window tcagtttttctttctttctcgattctttcttatttgcaattttttttcccccaacaTTCggtaaatttgtttaaatcCGGCGTGATTCTTTGAACGTCAAGAAAATTTGTTCGACGTCGGAAAGAACCATGGCAACCACGATATTCCCAACTCATTCAACGTTTTAATTGAACCACAGTAATCAATGGTCTCTACATACTAATCGCGGTCCGTggataatatgaaaattgtatacatCAACGCAGCGTTGCTAATATAGAAATTCCAAGGGTGTGTCCGGAGTAACGATtttatataacaaaatagtatAATAACATTCATTTGATTGTCTCCGCGATTATAACAGAAATCGGGGAAAtactttgtttatttgtttactttacttttgtattttttattttatttttttctcctactACGGAGCGAAACAAATTAACAAACAATACTGTCACATTGTAAGAAATAGAAGGACATTATAGTTAAGATAAGGGACACAATATAGTAATTGAGTAGTAAATTGTTTATTAGTACGAAGTCGTGATAGAGTTATCTAATTGTTATTTTAAGTGATATTTGTGATTTTAAGTCGCAACTTCATACACATACGTTATATACAGTAATGTAACGCTGTATGTGGCACGGGATTTTAAAACGGCGCCgttacgtatataataatgtgTATGCCTATAGCGTTTGCATATAACAATTATATAGGAATAGTTGATGCGGTGAAAAGTATAttgttcttattattatcatcatcatcatcatcatcatcatcatcatcatcatcatcatcatcatcatcatcattatgtGATAGTTTATATGATTATAACATATATTTAAGAGACCGATGTTAGAACTAGTTACCCTGTTCGGCGAGCTGGGTTTTACGCAAAATCTCTTCCATCGCACCGTTGTTTCTTAATtaattgtcattattattattattattattattattgttattgttgttgaatACCTAATAGAGTATACCGTGACGTGTATACGCTATACATTAtgtctatatttatatatatatatttatatatatatatatatatattgagctcttcgttattaattaattattaatagtCAGAATTTCTctatacatacgtattatacctgtaacaattatatattatagatGTGTATACATTAATAATTTCATGAGAATCGTCGTCGGGACCTTATTTTCGCTTATCTTCCTTttcgttatttcaatttatttatttgtttatttatttttttctcatttattttcttcccttcTCCTAATTTCGTACAACTATCGCGATATGATTATTGGGCATATAGGAGCGGCCGTGTGTGCGAAGCTAATTACGTAACTTTCAAGAGTGCTAATTACGGTACTGCCGCAGGTTCTCAAGGTACTCTAgtgtatatactatataataataataatgataataataataataataataataataatgataattaaaattaaaatactgacaatgataattttatgagatttattttatttattgttctcTATCTAAGTCTAGGGCTCATTGTATAAATGCGggattatatttttaccctcaaatttcaaaagaaataaaaacaattttcgtaTAACGTTTATTAGTCTCTCAcgagtaataaataataataataataataataataataatagctaatagttaatataaataatagaCGTAATGAGCaggataataataacgataatattaCTAATTATTCTGACTACGATAGAAAACAAAATCAGCCTCATTATGCTATTCACGGTTTGCGCGTGTTCAAATATTAAACAGATGCGTGTTTGATTATTggcagattaaaaaaattttgcgtcatgtatgtacaattaattattagcATATAATGACGTGTGTTAGCCTGTACGGATCGGCAATTTGGAATTGCTAAATATATAGGCATGTTGATCTGCGGAATCGAAGCCTTATGAGcaggttaaaaaaattctattatattttcatacgtATATGATGCACGGAATTTATAGGAACCGAAGACGCAAGaggaatataaattattgcgTGATTTTGTCgtgttgtcgtttttttttttttttaaatctatcgacaatgagttttatttttctaatttggGATTATCATTTCGAAATTAGTTCCTTCGTTGAAGAATAAGGGGCGTAGGTACCATTGCATGGACACGAACACGCGTATAAATAAGTTTATCTACATAATTATACTGtaataaatagaaattattCAACATGGACGcaagatttacaaaaaaagcgtttttttttcgctacCTTTCGAAGTATTTAAGTACAACGATAATTGTATGATACAAATGCGAAACATTCGTTTTTGTCTGACGTGTTTTGATGATAAAATACGCAGAAACATTGTCTTCAATTATCTTTTTGTAATCGTCATTTACAAGTAGGTATGTAAAGTTTGCAAGTCGAACGCGGTTAAACAGTAATCGAATAACGTATTAATGAAATCCTTGAAATCCCGGAGGAATCTCAAGACTGTGACCGCGGATATAATTATTCTCACGTGTAGAATTCTTGATGCCATAAAACAGTAAATAGATTCATTTCAACTATTAGGTAAATAACGTACGTATGTAAGTACACACATCAGAGCCGCGGCCTGTAAGAAATCCGCGTACTGAAATTAAACGGTATGAGATACCGGATCatggtaaataaataaaaaataaattaaatattatttatcaccttgtaaaaataattgcgtTTCAAACAAACATGCTAATAAAAAACAGCAACAAGAGAAAGCCTAAAATTATGCAAGTGTATGAATAATTGTGTCATAACTCTACGCGGATCGTACAATATGCATaactaattttatttacaacggCGAATTAGCGAACCAccgtatataatataggtatTTGAATTACCTGACTTGGGTATGGAGTGCATTACTACCACAGTAGCTGCATGGGCacgtagaaaaatttatttacaatagagttcaatatataattatacgtttcGAGGTAATcgatctatatgtatattaagtATAGTTATTTAAGGTATATGTATTCGAGTTTGCTATCGGGGATATTACAGGATCACATATCATTTGAGATCTCCGCCTCGTCGCTGTACGACATTTTATATGATCATTAAAACCTAGGTCGACGTGTAACGGTAAATTGATAACAGAGTGAACCATGTTCGTGACTCTAGGTAATTATACCCGCTCATCGTCAGTTGTAACAAAGTTTGTGAAACATTCGACGCAGCCGTGAACGCGAAATCAACATGGCTGCAACTGGTACGCCTGCGATTTTATTTCAGCTGTGCGATCAGTTCTAATACGCATTATCTACCAAAAGCTATTTCACGTCACAGTAAATAATGGCAAGAATCGTCCAAGCGTGATTTTACTCTCAAAGACTTCACTAAACACGCTGAATTTAGCTTGTGGAATTACCCGATACACGTACCGCCGCTATGGTTCACTTCTGAAATTATACGCAGCGTGTCTCTGCTCGTCGTTAGAAATACTTTGCATTATAcaatgtgtatatgtatactggtgtgaattatattgaaaaattagtacaaactatatttatttcttatacatatttaaatatataatatattaaatttcatgATTTCTCTCTTGTTTGTGTCTGCGCGTTGTATGTTATCctatattttattcgtttatgtataatatattggTTACCGACAACGATATGGTACAGCGCTATGCTAATTTTctacgaggaaaaaaatatatttacattacaAAGGTATGGATGGGGCGTTGCTAAACCCGTCTTTGGATTTTACGTTCTTTGATTTATACAATGCACTTAAAATTATCCTCACTCGTCGATATAATGttgcataattattacaacCTCATTGCGCACAGGCTCGCGTATTCCAACTCCGTATCTACCTGTACATCTTATCTTACATTACGAATTATACATGCAATTATACTAGTTCTGGTCAATCGTCGCGTGACTACAGAGTGTCTTtacgtgtgtgtgtttatttttcactcaaataTTTCGAGTCAAACCAAGTGCAGATAAATTGGGGTAGAAATACGCAACCGTTTTCTAGAATCTTCTTTACTCACGGACTCCTTGTATTGGGATTTAAAATACGAGAAATATGGCGTCGCGCCGAGCGGTCAGCTGATCGTTTCAGTCTAATATCACCGACGTCGTGCATTAGAATACCTCGTGCGAGCTGCGAGACTataatttcatcaaaaacAGTTGATACCGTGTAAAATATCGTGtaaaaatcgatatttattACGATTTACGATACGATGGCTCATTAAATACGAGCCAGTTGGAGTGGCTTTTTTTCACGCAGGTGCGCCACCTCGGATACCGGTAATCCGAGTTTGCAACAACAAACGATATGAGATAACAATGCTATTTCCGGAAAGCGGGACCCTCGTCACTTCGCAGGCGAAACGTTCCTTACGAAACAACGTAGTCGATCGAGTGATGGGAGTTCCTGTGCTGTTTGTCCTTCCTGTGATTCACCCGGGAGCTGCTCCCGCGGGTTCCCGTCGTCCCCGTCGTCCCGGAGGTGTGATGACTGTAGCCGCTGTCACTGCCGAAGCTGCTGTCCGGCTGACCCTGGTAAAGCCGACCGGAGGAGACGTGGTCCGGTTCCCTAGGGGTGTAGTACACCGGCTGAGCGTACTTCTCCTCGAGGTAGAGCCTGTCCGTCGGCTGAGAGTAGTCCGAGTATCCGCCCCCCACCTGCGTGTATACCGGGCCCCCGGCCCCCGGCAGTACCTCCTGGTTCTGCAGGCCGTAGTACTCGGAGCTGTACCGAGGGCACTTCACCCCCCTGTCCTGCTGCCGGCCCCCACTCCGACCCAGCGTCGTGTACCGGTGTAACGGGCCCAGGACGGGGACCGTTTCGTACGGATTTTCCTCGACCTTCAAAACCTGGGCCGCCGGAAGCTGCGGCACGAAGTACGGCAGCCGGTGCGCCACCGATGGGACGGACTGCTGCTGGCGCTGGCCGTTCGACGGCCTCGAACCAGCGACTCCTGAGGGAACGAGGGGGttcgttataaaaaaaaaaaaaaccaattatgataaaattggaaaatcatTGGGGATAGATTTGCGATTAAGACGAAAGCTCCGTGACTCGTTCACCGCTTCTTTTGATGAATagtaattgtttcattttaagAGGGGCTCCTCCGCGCTTTGTTTCTTGATTAAcggtacaaaaaaatacaaaaaagtaaataataattttagaaaatttttagagaacgaatattgaaaatgttcCAACAATTGCGGTGATTAAAaagcttgtgtaaaaatttcatagaGAATTTTATTGCGTAGTGAGAATCGAGTTTTTCGCCAATATATCTTTCAGAGCGATTGAATTTTTgctagttttaatttttatcgacgaTATTCAGGAATATTGATCGTGGAGTGTTgtaaaaaagatgaaaaaacgaGAGATGGAAGAACTCGAGACGGAAGTGAATCGCGTTAAAGATCGATAAAGACTGATTAAAAAGCTTTAATAGGAAAACCGAcgcatacctatgtatattatgtatgtataacgtataagATGGAGATTCAATAAGAATGAAAACTTGGATAAAAACGTGATTAAGACCGATGCAAAATTTCCCGCCGGTATTGCTAATTGTTTTCCTCAATCAGCGTGCACTCCACATAATCAACGCTTCGTTGAAACTCGTTTAACGTctcttgattttttattatttcttcgatTACCAGAAAAAACGAACTGTCGACAATTCAACTGATCCAATTCCAACTACCCAGTCAACATGGTTTTTGGGATAAGCGTCGTGCAGACGTCGGGTCGTAGAGGTCTGATAAAGTTCCAGCTCTGTAACCTATGAAAGACGTTTTTTACGTCTTTGGATACGTTTCTATCTATCTAGTCAGATAATCATCTATCTACATGTAAGTTTATCCTGTCATCTATCTCTGTACCTGTGAATTTCAACCCCAATTCATTGTATCCGACCAAGTGGTGAGACTCACCCGCGACGCTCGGATAGAGCTGTAAGAGCGCATCGAGGAGCATTCCCTCGTGAAATTCGCCGACGTCCTGAGCCTTGTCCTTTCTGCGCCTGTCAAGGCTCCTCGGACTCCTGCCTCTTCTGCCTTTGGGGGGTTTCGGAGCTGCAGGGCACGTGCCCCAGGCTGGAGCGCCAGTGGTCAGCATTCTGGCCTCGGATGGTTCCCCGACGGACAATTCGTCCTCGGCAAATTCGTCCTCGCTAGCAGCCTTCGAGCTGGCGTGAACGCGCCGATGATTCGTTAACCTGGTCCTCGCACTCGGCTCGTTCTCGTCATCGGTATCCGGGTGGATATCACCTGCGAAAAAGCATGTCTCGATCGGACTCTTACGCAGTACCAACTCGAAAAAGTTCGGACAGTTATAGCCGTTCTTCGGTTAGTTGCGACGAAACAACTTCACTCTCAAACGGGTCGAATTGTGTTAGTCGAAAAGACATtgcatttattttatcgaattgGCAAAAGCATGGGAAAGGAGAGCACCGCACGCCGTTTGGAGTACCTGGAGATGAGGCACCTTACGGACTCCAGGTAGCCGGAGAAACTCGCCGACGATCGGCGAGGTCAGAATCGACTCTCATCTAGAAGGAGCTTTGTGTCAAATGAAAGGGTCGTAGACTCGGTGGGATATATAAGAGCAATGGTGTAGTCCTATGTAGGGCCGGATCGTCGGAATTTGGAATCAGGGAACGGAACGCGGACGAAATCTAGTGGATTTTAGAGTCCGTTCCGGGTCTTGAAAAACCCTGCGGTCCCATTTATCAAAATTGTATGGAACGACGGAACGGAACAGATTCGTATTTCTGCATTTCTATAACTGCCTCTGCAGATGCCGTGAACAGAATGCTATAATATGCGGATACCAGACGGAACCACCATTTCGTAAAAATACGATAGAATGAAATTAGCGGAACGCGCATTCTAGTGACTTTTTCGTCTGTTCCGTTCCGTTTCCGTTCCGTCGTTCCGGATTCCGGCGATCCGCTCCTACATGGGACGGTAACGTAACCGGATGTGATTTTGGGGGTTCCGGGCTCACCGTTTGCCAGTTCCTCGTAGACGGGGTTGTACGAGTCCTGGGAGTTCTTGTAGAGGTCGGATCCCGACGGGCTGCTGCAGACGAAGACGCCTCTACCGCCATCTTGGACGTCCAGCATCTGCGGGGCAGAAATATTGGCCAAATGTATAAACTCGCCGAGAGAGATCCGCTTTCCTCGTGGCCAATTATCCCGTATCTAATTAAGGAAATATCATTTGACGGTTAACCGatcgaatatatatatacatacacgtgcGGACTACATTGCGTACTCGACGTTGCAGCGAACGATGTGTGCTGCACATGTTTCGCGCGCCTCGTATAACACAGGCTATAAAACTTCCCCGTTTTATTGTAACACGTGTAATAACTTCCTCGCAGGCGCGGTTTACAGAGTTTCCAAATAGTTTGATCCCTTCGCGGCGTGTCTGCCGtgtgataatttgaatttcccgCGAAATTCAACGTTCTCGGTTTTCCGGCCAAGGATTCAACCGCGAGTTTCAAAACTTCGGTGAAACATTTCACTCGCCGGTTTGCGGTTCTcgctcgattatttttcgcaagACACGGAGATATGTGTTATGTTTCATCGTTTTCCGACAGTGGCGCGGACTTTTTCCGCCAGATACGGTAGGCTGTTCTTCTTTCCactctatttatttttgttttattttcttcccaGGCAGAAAGATTTCGCCGTCTCTCCATTCCGGTTCGAACATAATACACGTACAAAGAGAACAAAAGACGCGACTTCGCAGAGTTAATTACTCAACGACGCACCAGCTTAAGCCTCGCTAACCTCGAGAATTGGAATTAAACTTTTCACGACTGTTTACCGCGAGCTCGCGGCAAATGAACGCGGGACcgtatttaatttatatatacggCCGAGCTGGAGGGGAGCGGAAATTAGGGAATAGCAGATACAAAGGGAGTCGgagacagaaagagagagaaagagaaagagaaagagagagagagagagagagagagagaaacggagaTACATCGTTGAATTAGAATATGGAGTGGCTGTTTTTACACCAACACAGCTTTACTTATGGCGGGACGAATGCCGGTGAAGCTCTTCTTCGACGTTAAAACCATGCTGCATGAAAACGGCCGGAAATGCGCTCGTTTAAAAGACGTTCGATAATGTATATTTGACTCTACCTAACCGACGGTGTAAATACTCTAGGTTTTCCAAGTATCCTCGAAATGGCCATAAAAGATCagcggagagaaaaaaaaaagggtccGGCTAACGTTTTCGGATATCGAATCAGAACTCTGATTCGATTTAATCGCGCCTGAAtcgcattaattttttttctccaatcgaGGCAATCGAGCCTCGCCGGGGTAAATTGGTTTTCCGTTAACGAGACACGTCGTAAAGCATTTAACCCACGCACATATCTCGCGTTCAGGCTGAGCGAGAAGAATTGGCTGGATTCCCCGACCGAGAAGGCGGAATAAAGTCGGAGGATTCCTATTCAGAGTCGGAGCACCTCAGCCTCCCCCGCATTACGGGGATATTACAAGTCTCGCATATCaatgcctttttttttaatcatttcttttttccatattcaggtatatttaaaaattttaaattgtttaCACTTAAAAGAGGAAGTTACAAAGTAataaggaaattttttttttcccgttttGATGGTAAACCTCGCCGGTATGGCCGCATAAAGTTATCTCTGTTTTAATCCGGCTGACACGATACGTGCACTTTCAAAcatcgtgaaaaaaacaaaaacaacaaccaaGAGGTTATCAAAACGTACATTTGTTGCTATCGTCCGAAGAACcatcgaaattattcaacgataTTAAATccattgtttaaacaatttaatttgaaaaaatgagttcgaaaatttcaaaagtccacaatatcgttttttttttctctctctctctttttatcgaatttgCATAATTCTGCTTCAGTCGATAGCGACAAGTGTACTTTTTGATAATCtcttgtgttttttgttctcGTTTCTTTCAAATGCACGAAAGTTGATATATCGTGCCAGCCAGATCATCGATAAATAGGGATAACTTCGGtcgggggggaggggggcatACCAGCAAGATttaccataaaaaaaatgagcaacaaaattttcCGTACGGCTTTGCAACTTCCTCTTCTAtgcttgaaacaaaaattagtaaattattaaataaattttacagcgagccaaaaaaataaaaaaaataaaaaaaatcatcgagaCGTTAGTTTTTTTGACttctaccccccccccccccccccccatattATTCTACCATAACGCAAACGCGTAACACGTGGCAGTTTAATCATCTCTGGTATCGTCGCACCGGGAAAATTAAGAGGGGGGAGAATTAAGTCCCGGAATGACAATTGTCACACTTATACAATGAAACAACGCCGTGGCGGTTTCTCGGTTCGGACCGAGCGGCCACCGTGTCTCCGGAACAGAGATTGTGTACCGAGTTTCGAAACGTAACGTGGAACGTGGAACGACGACCCTTGCACCGAGCACCGACTAGTTCGCATGTGATTGTCGTTAAATAATGCCCGCCTAGACAATCGGCCTTTGTATAATGGCTCATAATGTAACCGGGGTTTCGGAACTCCCGAAGCCGTAGGTACCTCTCTACCTACCTACAGAGCCATCATTATCGCAGTGCGAAAGGGGTTTTCCCGTGTTTGGAAAACTGATCAATTCCGGTGTCCCGACGGCCATAGTTTGCTCTGATAAATTGAGAGAATTATACGGATCGGTAGTCGCATTGTCTTCGATTTCGCGCCGAATTCAACCCGGACTAGGTACACATCTGAAACTCGCGAGAGAAGGATTCGGATTATGAACGAACGAGACCATGCGGACTGAAATAGTGGATGAGTTTTGGAGAACTGGTGTTCGTTGGGGTGCTTCATTTTTGAACAttcccttttttttaattttaatttaattaattttcgctTCGTGgcgcaaatttttcgagttacAGAGTTCAAAAGTGAACCATCCTAGTGCCGTGGTCACGGTTCCCCTTTTTCACCGTTTGAAATTACATTCGTCCTTCCAAGTATAATTTCCATGCTTGGGGTACCAATGCGTCACATACTCCGATACCGCGGGTTCGGAGTAAATGATCTTTGTTATCGCGGTGTAGGTTGGTACCTTAAAATTGGAAAGAGGACTCGACGTCAAGCATCCCGGCGGCGAAGAATAGCCGTTAATGATGCCGGGGATGGCGTTGCGTGGCTGAATCGTAGTCTAAGTCGGGCGTGAATCATTACCGAGCAGACTAAATAAACGGCGTTAAAACCCGGGGCTTTCGAATACTTGGAATAATATAGCACGTTTTTCCAGACGTCGTTTCTTAGCCCGGATCCCTCTCCGTTGCAGGCTTGCCGGCTGGCCGTCTGTCTTATCTCAGTTTGTATCAGCAACGAAAGTGTAACTGCTCCGCATCGCAACATCCATTTGCGAAATTGCGAGATTAGAGGGATTTCTTTCCGAGAGGACGTATCCTTCGGACGGAAGTCTGAGGTATGGGTCagaggtgaaaccgcgaacaCAATGGACGGagtatatttttctactttagAGAGTGTCTGGATACTCCGTATCTGTTACACGTATCATCCAGTTCTCGCCTCTCTGTTCCAGGATGTCTACAAATATTCCTTTTTCCGCAACTTTGCTTTCCTTTCCACCAtgcaaaagtatttttttcacttatcgCAAAGACGACTCGTcgtcgaaatttaatttcgaaataatttcacttcCGTAAACTCTATATACCGTAATATTATTTACCGACAAGAATAGAGTTAGTTATTTTTCGTACTAGTATACGTacttaaaaaaagaaatttttcttccgaagcttgattcaatatttcaatttcggCTTTGCTCTCTTAACCATCGTACACAAGTCTATAACGTTATTAAATAACACACAGAAGCACCTGCGTCTTTTACCCTGGAAAACTTTGAACCCAGAAGTGGTTATACCGTCTCCACGATTTACAGATCGCACGAGTAAAAATCTCTGCATCCAAACCGTATGAAAATCGGTTGAAGACGCGTTTTATGATTGGGAATTTTTTCCGTCTGCATATAATATgtaagtatatataatactgATACCAAAATCGAGAATACTCGTCAGCgttaccgattttttttttcttcaacttgtcgttaaaattcaaaatcctCGAAGAGCGGAAAACTCGTACAGGTGAGGAAATAGTGAAATCAGTATCGCGGGTAAAGGGGGTTAAAGAAGGAATAACGGGACGGTAATAAGACCGGGATTAATAACCACTcctattcaaatttttcatcaaagtaattttattttatcaattttctttcatatatatgtatatatgtgtatatgtatatatatgtataatatatatatatattatatatatatatatatatatttatttgttttttgttatttgttctctgtattttttttttcttgcattgTGCTTTcaatacacatacataaattCACTATTTTATGTATCTCCAGATATTCTCtctattatttacaaaatgttACACGGTACGTCGCTAATCTGCgtctaaataataataaataataaataataataataataataataataatgataatgataataataagaataatcaCAAATATacggataataataatacgtaatagaaataataattgtactCGTAATAAcatcgaaaataataataataataatgataataataatatcgatgacgatgatgacaataataataacaataataataaagataataacaacaaatctattttacaaaaattacaaaaaaagaaaaagcaaatgAATAATGCCTGTGTGATTTGTTTCCGGGTTAAacgttatatacatacaccAATATGTATAGATGTGTGAGTACGCCATAGAATTTATAGTTATGTACATGTTACGTGGATACttttttatacgaaaaatttaacacgcatgttgtttgttttgttttttttttcttgtcctGTCcagtacaatattttttcgcacTTTCTAAGCAATTAACGTTCCTTGTTCTCGATTCGACCGATCTTTTCGTCGTTCTAGCTTActcttttgatttttttttttttagttcctctGTTACAACCGCAGAGCGGAAGTGGTTCATTCTGTCAGTTGATTTTGCAATCGGGCGAACGTTCAGTTGAAACGGTTGCGTATCCTTTAGCAATAATTAATATCTACTATGTACATTAAATATTTACGCGTGTGATtatataatagtaatataaCGTTTACTTGTTTCTGCGTTTATATCAACGTATTGTAACAATCATTATTACACattgtatataatgtattacGTACCTATATACGCGTTCACTTTGTACGCGTAAATTGTACTTGCCATACAACATGCGTCTCTTAGTTGCCCGCCTGATTGCGCTGGTAAAT includes:
- the LOC124179889 gene encoding latrophilin Cirl isoform X2 — encoded protein: MEELETLEGTDCPECPGPPPEFRLPPPPRPPFLTEGTFCSEAPLAEIEDCVAIPMIDASYHTNPSLQSTALIITSAVILLLMAAIISVVFWKHKRKVQNLLPCKSAGGVAAASSGASGVRGRGVGVLGDGQQHAGGGSVLYEDLPDAVSSGVRSHFGSLHQQQQQQQQQQHQQRLQQQQQQQQQQQQHQSGNHAQHLQAPGHHHLQQLMPGHRASQPTIEMLDVQDGGRGVFVCSSPSGSDLYKNSQDSYNPVYEELANGDIHPDTDDENEPSARTRLTNHRRVHASSKAASEDEFAEDELSVGEPSEARMLTTGAPAWGTCPAAPKPPKGRRGRSPRSLDRRRKDKAQDVGEFHEGMLLDALLQLYPSVAGVAGSRPSNGQRQQQSVPSVAHRLPYFVPQLPAAQVLKVEENPYETVPVLGPLHRYTTLGRSGGRQQDRGVKCPRYSSEYYGLQNQEVLPGAGGPVYTQVGGGYSDYSQPTDRLYLEEKYAQPVYYTPREPDHVSSGRLYQGQPDSSFGSDSGYSHHTSGTTGTTGTRGSSSRVNHRKDKQHRNSHHSIDYVVS
- the LOC124179889 gene encoding latrophilin Cirl isoform X1, which gives rise to MKINRSDITASSTPTRSMEELETLEGTDCPECPGPPPEFRLPPPPRPPFLTEGTFCSEAPLAEIEDCVAIPMIDASYHTNPSLQSTALIITSAVILLLMAAIISVVFWKHKRKVQNLLPCKSAGGVAAASSGASGVRGRGVGVLGDGQQHAGGGSVLYEDLPDAVSSGVRSHFGSLHQQQQQQQQQQHQQRLQQQQQQQQQQQQHQSGNHAQHLQAPGHHHLQQLMPGHRASQPTIEMLDVQDGGRGVFVCSSPSGSDLYKNSQDSYNPVYEELANGDIHPDTDDENEPSARTRLTNHRRVHASSKAASEDEFAEDELSVGEPSEARMLTTGAPAWGTCPAAPKPPKGRRGRSPRSLDRRRKDKAQDVGEFHEGMLLDALLQLYPSVAGVAGSRPSNGQRQQQSVPSVAHRLPYFVPQLPAAQVLKVEENPYETVPVLGPLHRYTTLGRSGGRQQDRGVKCPRYSSEYYGLQNQEVLPGAGGPVYTQVGGGYSDYSQPTDRLYLEEKYAQPVYYTPREPDHVSSGRLYQGQPDSSFGSDSGYSHHTSGTTGTTGTRGSSSRVNHRKDKQHRNSHHSIDYVVS